The Zobellia alginiliquefaciens genome contains a region encoding:
- a CDS encoding CmpA/NrtA family ABC transporter substrate-binding protein, translated as MKTILTKASLLATIAAVVMACGGKETKKTEAAATEETVASKTKMLDIEKPQLTFGFIKLTDMAPLAIAKEKGFFEDEGLFVSVEAQSNWKNVLDRVIDGQLDGSHMLAGQPIAAGAGFGRQAKLVTPFSMDLNGNGITVSNDVWSKMKPNVPADSEGKPIHPIKADALKPVITEYKNSGKPFKMGMVFPVSTHNYEIRYWLAAAGIHPGMYTADNVQGQIDAEVLLSVTPPPQMPATLESGTIYGYCVGEPWNQQAVFKGIGVPVTTNYDIWKNNPEKVFVMTEKFVADNPNTAIAVTKALIRAGKWLDEPANRPEAVKILSMSQYVGAPEEVLANSMTGTFEFEKGDKRKMPDFNVFYKYNATYPFYSDGIWFLTQMRRWGQIPETKSAEWYGETIKDIYRPDIWKKAANLLVAEGQIPAADVPETDGYKRTTTDFIDGTSFDAKDPIGYINSFSIGNKD; from the coding sequence ATGAAAACCATTTTAACAAAAGCATCATTACTGGCAACTATAGCTGCAGTAGTTATGGCTTGTGGAGGAAAAGAAACAAAAAAGACCGAAGCAGCCGCAACGGAAGAAACTGTGGCATCTAAGACCAAGATGTTAGACATAGAAAAGCCACAACTTACCTTCGGTTTTATAAAATTGACGGATATGGCCCCTTTGGCCATTGCTAAAGAGAAAGGATTTTTTGAAGACGAAGGATTGTTTGTTTCCGTTGAAGCACAATCAAACTGGAAAAACGTTTTAGATCGTGTTATAGACGGTCAGTTAGATGGTTCTCATATGTTAGCGGGTCAGCCTATTGCTGCAGGTGCTGGATTTGGTAGACAGGCCAAACTGGTTACTCCTTTTTCTATGGATTTAAACGGAAATGGTATTACTGTTTCCAACGACGTTTGGTCTAAAATGAAACCGAATGTGCCGGCAGATTCTGAAGGAAAACCAATACATCCCATCAAAGCCGATGCCTTAAAACCTGTTATTACCGAATACAAGAACAGTGGAAAACCTTTTAAAATGGGAATGGTGTTTCCTGTTTCCACGCATAATTACGAAATACGCTATTGGTTGGCCGCTGCAGGTATCCATCCAGGGATGTATACTGCTGATAACGTACAAGGTCAAATTGATGCGGAAGTATTACTTTCTGTTACGCCTCCACCACAAATGCCGGCCACGCTGGAATCTGGTACTATTTATGGCTATTGTGTAGGTGAGCCTTGGAACCAACAAGCAGTTTTTAAAGGTATCGGGGTTCCTGTTACTACCAATTATGATATCTGGAAAAACAATCCGGAGAAAGTATTTGTAATGACCGAAAAGTTCGTTGCCGATAATCCAAATACTGCCATCGCGGTTACCAAAGCTTTAATACGTGCGGGTAAATGGTTAGATGAACCTGCTAATAGACCGGAAGCCGTTAAAATATTATCTATGTCCCAATATGTAGGTGCCCCGGAAGAAGTGTTGGCCAACTCCATGACCGGTACGTTCGAATTTGAAAAAGGGGATAAGCGTAAAATGCCGGACTTTAATGTATTCTACAAGTATAACGCTACCTACCCTTTCTATTCCGACGGTATTTGGTTCTTAACTCAGATGCGCAGATGGGGTCAAATTCCTGAAACCAAATCAGCTGAATGGTATGGAGAAACCATCAAAGATATTTACCGACCTGATATTTGGAAAAAAGCAGCGAACCTGCTAGTGGCCGAAGGTCAAATTCCTGCAGCCGATGTTCCCGAAACGGATGGATATAAAAGAACAACTACTGATTTTATTGATGGTACATCGTTTGACGCGAAAGACCCTATTGGGTATATCAATAGTTTCTCCATAGGAAACAAAGATTAA
- a CDS encoding Crp/Fnr family transcriptional regulator codes for MASADESTVNTACAICSNENCLIKNNLKQNKTVSLFTQERKEFTCKKGQQFIIEGAPVNGLFFVLSGKVKVFRTGINGREQIVRFANSGEIIGHRGFGTQEYYPIGAMALEDTKLCYFSKDNLQEVLLMAPSFTFDLMLFYANELNRSEAKVKSISQMTVRERVIDTLIYVERKFGQRNNFIDIVLSRREYANYTGTTEEQVIRVFSALKKEGLITAKGKRIGISEISLLKDEISEHNFYLDS; via the coding sequence ATGGCCAGTGCCGACGAAAGTACGGTTAATACGGCATGCGCTATTTGTTCAAATGAAAATTGCTTGATAAAGAACAACTTAAAGCAAAATAAAACGGTTTCTCTGTTTACACAAGAAAGAAAAGAGTTCACTTGTAAGAAAGGGCAGCAGTTTATAATTGAGGGTGCTCCGGTTAATGGCTTGTTCTTTGTGCTCTCCGGGAAAGTAAAGGTTTTTAGAACGGGTATTAATGGTAGGGAGCAAATCGTTCGCTTTGCCAATTCTGGTGAAATAATCGGGCACAGAGGTTTTGGCACCCAAGAATACTACCCTATTGGTGCCATGGCTCTAGAAGATACCAAACTTTGCTATTTCTCAAAGGATAATTTACAAGAAGTGCTACTGATGGCGCCAAGCTTCACTTTTGATTTAATGTTGTTTTATGCCAATGAATTGAACAGAAGCGAGGCCAAGGTAAAATCTATTTCCCAAATGACGGTTAGAGAACGTGTTATTGATACATTGATCTATGTAGAACGAAAGTTTGGCCAAAGAAATAATTTTATTGATATCGTTCTCAGTAGACGTGAATACGCCAATTATACTGGTACTACCGAAGAGCAAGTCATTCGCGTTTTCTCCGCCTTGAAGAAAGAAGGTCTCATTACTGCTAAAGGAAAACGGATAGGAATTAGTGAAATTTCTCTTTTAAAAGATGAAATATCAGAGCACAACTTTTATCTGGATAGTTAG